The segment TCTACGCAATTCTCCAACTATCCGCCTTATAGTAGAGGGGCTTCCAGTATAACCGTATTCTTCCACTAAACGCTGGTATAAACGGTCTCCGGTGAGGCGACGCTTATTCTCCTTTTCTTCGGACACCCACTGGGCCAAAACCTCCCGGATGTGTCCGGTTACAGGCCTGCGCCTGGTACCCCTAAGCCGGTACGTAGGCGGTTCTGCATCCTGCAGCGCTTTTCTTATAGTTTGTCTGGCGAAGCCCAATTTCCTCGAGATCCACCGGATGGATTTCCCTTCTACGTAGTAGAGCCTGCGGATCATCTCCTTGTCGACCACATCGATCATCCCTCTTTCCTCCTGTTGCCAAAGGATTTCCTCCTCCAGCATAACAGGGAATTTGATCTTGGTGGTCAACTTTTCGCTGATCATCTGGTCAACTTTTAGAGTAACAAAAACAGATATCGCATTTCGGGTGTTTGGGATTTCGTATAATGAAGATAACGCCGCTGTTTACGCGGCGAAGCCGGAATTATTCCCCTTTCCCGCCCTCACCGTGATTTTGCTGCCGGCACACGGTCGTACGCATTACCCGGTGCCCGGTGCCCGTGTAAGCATTACCCCTTGCACCTTCACCGGTCTGTCTTGGGGTACCAAGCCCAAAGGACCCTTCACGAAAGCGCCTCGCGGCGCGTTACGGCCGGATATCGCACCTCCGGCGGGGAGATGCCCTCAGCAGCGAAACTTACGGCTACACCTCTGATTGATTTTTCTACTCTTCGATCAGATCGATCGTCCAGTTTGCGGCCTGGATGGCCGCGTCCAGTTCACGGTAGGCCTTGGCCAGGGCGTCGGCTTCCCGCCTCCACCGGGCGATGTCAATGGTGGGCTGGAACTTCACCTCGGAGCGGGTGAGCCGCCATCCGCCGCGCTCCGGGGCGGCCGCCTCGGCCAGGTCCTTTGCAACCTGGTGGCGGAGCTTCAGCATGTCCCGCCTGGCGATGGCCTCCATGATTGCTCTTCCATCCGGGAGTTGGGCGTGAGCGTTCGTCCGGTTGATGGCGATCACCAGCCTTTCCAGGCGCTCGGCCAGCCTGTTGATTTCGGCAACAAGGTCCTCCGGCTTTTCTGCCGGCTGGTCCCCTTCCTGCACCCGGGCGTCGTTGATTGCCCGTTCTTTCAGGGCGCCGATCTGATCCTTCAGGCTCTTGCGCTCCAGGAGCGCTTCCGCCAGCTTCATTCTCCTCACCTCCTGTCGGGCTAGTAGGTTAGACACAGAAAAAAGGAAAAAAGTTCCCGGAACAAACAAGGAACAAACAAGGGGACGGTTCTCATGTTTTACAAACAAGGGGACGGTTCTCATGTTTGCGCAAGCAGGCAAGGGTAAGTGACGAAACACGAAATCAAAAAAGTTAAGTGGTAGACCTGTTAGTGTTCTGCACCAGATGGAAAAACCGGAGCTATAAAATCCTGCAGAAAAATCAAGGTGATAGAGGGGAGCAGCCTCAGACAGATTGCGAAAATAACGGGGCTGACTGTTGAAATAAAGCCTGAAGGAGGCAAACAGCAGAACCGTCCCCCTGTTTTGCCCCCGAAGCAGAGCAGGCTGCCCTGGCCCGGCAGCTGGCCGAAATCGCCGCCGAACAGTCAAGGGATGAACCTTGCCGGGAGGCAGGAAATCTGGAAATAAGCAGAGAAATAACCGATAGAGTTTTTGTCTGGGAGGAGGACATGAGAGCCCGCGTTCGATCTTTTGTTATGGGTGTGGATACCTGGAGAAATCATTCAAATGAATTGAGGTGCAAGCATGAAGGTCTTTGAAGTGGAGAGGAACGACATCTGCCCCTGCGGCAGCGGGCGCAAGTTTAAAAAGTGCTGCCAGGAGAGGGTGGAGGAGGCGATTCGCCGGATCGGCCGGGTGATCGGCCTGGGAAACTGTACGGCCGGGGGGCGGGAGATTGTTGAAACCCTCGGATTTGTGTGCGGGATGCGGGCTGAGGAAGAGGGGCACATGCCGGACCCGGAGACGCTTGGCAGACTGCTGCAGGATGCCTGGGATGAGGAAGAACGGCTGCGCGACTCCGGGGATGAGGTCGGTTTAAGAGTTCTTTCGGACCGGCTTCAGGGGCTTCTGGGTGAGAAGCCGTATTTGAGGCATCTCAGGGTTCCGGTATGGCAGTTCGATTTTGATGAAGACTTTGACATTATGGAATACCTCGACGGAACCTGGGGATATCTGCTTGCGACAAGATCGGTGGAGTTGTTCCGTCTGTCGCTTCTTTACGATGACTGCACCGAAGACGAGCTCAAATTGCTGCTCACAGGGCTGAGCTGGCTGGTGGCGGACGACATGCGAGAGCTGTTCTGGCGGTCTGTTCTTTCCAGGACGAGGAATGACCTGCTGTCGGCTGCCAGAGAGATGAGTGAAATATCTAAAAAATACCAGGATGAGAGTCAGCACGAGTTTTACGCAAAGATACAAACCATTTTCAGCAAATATCCAGTATACAAAAAAATGCTGTCGGAAAGCCTGGCGGAAGAGATTAAACCTGCAGTAGCTGCCGTTGTACAGGGAAAAATAAAGGTGGACGTTCCCCTCTACTCCGTCCTGGGGGGGATTTACGCAACAATCTCCGGCTTTATCGAAAGTTTTGAAAACCTGCTTTTACGCCGCAGGGTACCCCCTGCGCTGCTGTCGCTGCTGGAGGAAGCGCTTCTGGGCGCCGGTGGGTACGAATTTTTCCTTCCGGAAGTCCTCAATTCTCTCAATGAGAAAATTCAGGAAATCCAGGACAGCGAGCTGGGAAAATCACTTTGCAATCTGATGCTTTACCTTTCTTTGATGTTTGACGATAACGGGTATGCGCTTCTCGAATACCTTTATCTGAGGAATGCCTGCACGTTCCTGGCCGGGCTCCCCCTGGCTCTAACGGAGGCCGGGGTGGAGTTTAAAGACGTCAAAGATCTGTGCGACGAGAACCTGGTTGAAAAGTACGCCGCTTACCTGGAGTCCCGGAATCTGGCGGAAGAAGCCGGACATGTGCGGGATGTCTACCGGTCCTTTGGTGTACGGGCAAGGGAAAAGGCTGCAGCCGGGCAGAAAGATCTGGTTAGCTTCGCCCGGTCGCTTGTGGAAGAAGGCAAACAAGGGGACGGTTCTCATGTTTGCGCAAGCAGGCAAGGGTAAGTGACGAAACACGAAATCAAAAAAGTTAAGTGGTAGACCTGTTAGTGTTCTGCACCAGATGGAAAAACCGGAGCTATAAAATCCTGCAGAAAAATCAAGGTGATAGAGGGGAGCAGCCTCAGACAGATTGCGAGGATAACGGGGCTGACTGTTAAAATAGAGCCTGAAGGAGGCAAACAGCAGAACCGTCCCCCTGTTTGTGCCCCTGTTTGTGTGTGCCGGTTCTTTTATAACACTTTTCTGCTGTGCGGGATACTCCGTTACTCGGGGGGAGAAGTAACAATGGTTACTTTGTCCGGAGCATCCCGCACGCTGCACTTTTTTCATTTCATATAGCAAAAGGCATGCCAGGGATATTAAAAAAAGTTACCCTTCACTTCGATTTGCAGACCGAAATGAAGGGCAGAAAAGAAAGTGGGGGAAATTTGTAATAGCACGTGCACCAGCTTTCGGGCCTTGATTTAGTAAATTATACTATTCCAAATATAGAAACGATCGCAATTACGATAAAAACTGTTAAGGTTTTCATGACCGTGATTGCGAAAATATCGGGATAGGACTCCCTGTGCGTTAAGCCGCAAATTGCCAGCAGGGTGATCACCGCACCGTTATGAGGCAGGGTATCGAAACCACCGCAGGCCATTGCAGCTATTCTGTGCAGCAACTCAGGGCTGACTCCCACCCGGTGGGCCCATTCAAGATACTGTTTTCCCATGATTTCAAGTGCGATGCTGAGACCGCCGGAGCCGGACCCTGTGATGCCTGCTAAAGAGGTCACCGCGATCGCTTCCGAAACAAGCGGAGTGCCTTTAATACCTAAAACTGCAGAAGCAATTGCTTTGAAGCCCGGAAGAGAAGCGATCACGCTCCCGTAGCCTACCTCAGACGACGTATTCATGATGGCCAGCAGCGACCCGATTGTACCTGTGTTGAGGCTTTTTACAACAGAATCTTTAAAGTATTTCCAGTTGAAAGTGATCGCCAGCAAAATTCCTATAACAATGGCCAGGATTAAGGCCCAAATTCCGGCTACGCTGCTCAGCTGCACCCCCGGGTAATTGCTTAAAATCGCCGGGTCCCACCTGCTAATCCATTTGGTGAAGAAAAAGTTGCCTCCCAGAACTGCCAGCAGGGGTATGCACGAGATTGCAGCATTGGGCAGCCTGTCATCGTTTGAAGTTTCAGGTTCGTTAAGGGTATGCTTTCCATAGCCTTCCCCTTTTGCGATCGCTTTGCGCTTCCGGTATTCAAGCCACGCCATGCCTCCTGTAAAGAGGATGACTGCCCCAATCAGTCCGGTCCATGGTGCTGCGTAGGTGGTAGTTCCAAAGTATTTGGTGGGGATAATGTTTTGTATCTGCGGCGATCCGGGCAGGGCGTCCATTGCGAACGTAAAAGAACCCAAGGCAATGCAGGCGGGGATGAGTCTTTTAGGAATGTTTGCTTCCTTAAAAAGGGCCGCGGCGAATGGGTACACTGCAAAGGCCACAACGAATAAGCTGACACCGCCGTAGACCAGAACCGCACATGACAACACCACCGCTAATATGGCACGTTCTGGCCCCAACTTTTGAATTAAAGCCTTGGCGATTGAGCGGGCCGCGCCGCTGTCTTCCATGACTTTTCCGAAAACTGCACCCAGCATAAAGATCGGGAAGAAGCTTTTCGCGTAGCCCACCGCTTTTGCCATAAATAACTCGGTATAGGTTGGCAGCAAACTTGCCCCGGAAAATAAAGCCGCGAGCAGGGCGCAAACCGGGGCAAACAGTATCACGGAAAAACCGCGGTATGCCAGGAAAATCAGCAGTGCGAGACTTAAGATGATGCCTAAGATAGCCACAATTTTGACCCTCCTTCGACCTGTCTTTTTTTAAGTCTTGTCGTGTGCCTGTTTCGTTTTGACTGGTAGGTTAGCCCGGCAGCAGCAGATTAATTCTGTGGTTAAAACAACGGTTAAAACAACAAACCGGCCGGCTTCCGAACTCCTCTTTTGATCATTTGTTTCCGGTCATGAAAGGCCACCTCCCGGTTAGGCGGTATAAGAAGCAGCAACCTACTGGGATGTGCTCAGCAAGTTTTATGCCAGGGTTTATTACCCGGGAACGTAATGGGAAGGAAATGCTAAGGATTCGTGGAAAATTGTGGATTCAAACATATTGATCAAGAAAATTGGTGAGCAAGATTGCTTGAAAAGGATTTTCAAAAGAGGATTTTTCATGAAGTTTCCCTTTAGGGTTTAACGCGTGCCAGTATTTGTGACGGCGAATAACTGAAATGTTATAATTTTTTAGGATAATAGTCACAGCGTAAAATTTTAATTGCAAGTTTTTGCAATCGTTTATTCACCATTGCACCTGTTTTTTAATGTTTTTGATAATTGATATATGGCACGTAAA is part of the Bacillota bacterium genome and harbors:
- a CDS encoding DIP1984 family protein, with the translated sequence MKLAEALLERKSLKDQIGALKERAINDARVQEGDQPAEKPEDLVAEINRLAERLERLVIAINRTNAHAQLPDGRAIMEAIARRDMLKLRHQVAKDLAEAAAPERGGWRLTRSEVKFQPTIDIARWRREADALAKAYRELDAAIQAANWTIDLIEE
- a CDS encoding SEC-C domain-containing protein, with the protein product MKVFEVERNDICPCGSGRKFKKCCQERVEEAIRRIGRVIGLGNCTAGGREIVETLGFVCGMRAEEEGHMPDPETLGRLLQDAWDEEERLRDSGDEVGLRVLSDRLQGLLGEKPYLRHLRVPVWQFDFDEDFDIMEYLDGTWGYLLATRSVELFRLSLLYDDCTEDELKLLLTGLSWLVADDMRELFWRSVLSRTRNDLLSAAREMSEISKKYQDESQHEFYAKIQTIFSKYPVYKKMLSESLAEEIKPAVAAVVQGKIKVDVPLYSVLGGIYATISGFIESFENLLLRRRVPPALLSLLEEALLGAGGYEFFLPEVLNSLNEKIQEIQDSELGKSLCNLMLYLSLMFDDNGYALLEYLYLRNACTFLAGLPLALTEAGVEFKDVKDLCDENLVEKYAAYLESRNLAEEAGHVRDVYRSFGVRAREKAAAGQKDLVSFARSLVEEGKQGDGSHVCASRQG
- a CDS encoding GntP family permease, which gives rise to MAILGIILSLALLIFLAYRGFSVILFAPVCALLAALFSGASLLPTYTELFMAKAVGYAKSFFPIFMLGAVFGKVMEDSGAARSIAKALIQKLGPERAILAVVLSCAVLVYGGVSLFVVAFAVYPFAAALFKEANIPKRLIPACIALGSFTFAMDALPGSPQIQNIIPTKYFGTTTYAAPWTGLIGAVILFTGGMAWLEYRKRKAIAKGEGYGKHTLNEPETSNDDRLPNAAISCIPLLAVLGGNFFFTKWISRWDPAILSNYPGVQLSSVAGIWALILAIVIGILLAITFNWKYFKDSVVKSLNTGTIGSLLAIMNTSSEVGYGSVIASLPGFKAIASAVLGIKGTPLVSEAIAVTSLAGITGSGSGGLSIALEIMGKQYLEWAHRVGVSPELLHRIAAMACGGFDTLPHNGAVITLLAICGLTHRESYPDIFAITVMKTLTVFIVIAIVSIFGIV